In Thiothrix unzii, the sequence ACACCGCACTGCTGGTGCGCGCCCATTACCCACAAGCCATTTGTCTGGATATTGCCACGCCTTCCAAAGTCAACGCACTCAATGAAGCCGAGCAATACATCACCAGTTGGCCGGTGTTTTACATTGATGCAGACACCCGCTTATCCCCCGACGCGATTCAAGTAATTAGCACTGCAATGCAGGACGGTAAAACCTTACTCGCCGCTCCCGAACCGATGATTGATACGCGCTTGTCGTCTTGGAGTGTGCGCCAGTTTTACCGAGTTTGGCTGCAATTACCCTATATCCGCGATGGCGTGGTAGCGACATGCAGCTACGTGATTAGCCAAGCCGGACATCAGCGTTTCACGCGATTCCCCAGTGTAATTAATGATGACGGTTTTGTGCGTTGCCAATTTGAGCGCGGTGAACGCCGTAATATTCCGGGGGCGCAAATTTTTATTAGTGCGCCCCGCAACCTCAGTTCGCTGATTAAAATCAAAACACGCGCACGCCTCGGCAACCAACAACTCGCGGCTGCCAAACTGTGTACTTGTGCAGAAAAAAAGCCCTACTCGCGAATTTTGCGTGAAAAATTATTCAGCCGGGAAGCCGTCCCTGTACTAATCTATCTAGCGATTACGCTGGTTATCCGTGTGAGGGCCGCATGGCAGTACCGCAATGTACAAACGTACCAATGGGAGAAAGATCAAACCTCCCGCACCACCGCAGCCGGTGAGTGATTATTTTAATTGATCGAGAAAATACGACCGTTTGTGTGTTTTTAGCTACAGACAAGCTATAAATGGTCTATATTTAAAAGCAGTTTTTACAGCCGCCGAGTGTCATAAATCGGCTGTATTTCTACTTTTTGTTTAAATAACAAAGGGATGATGCATCCCTTGGCGTAGTTAGTGGCGCGTTAATACTCACACAAGCTGTTGCTTCCCCACAACAGCCTAGTATGATGTGCGCACTGAACAAAGTGACAATAAAATCCATGATGGCTAAGGCGCGGTCATCAGCAGAGGATAACGGTTGAATGGAAAACATTAAGGTAGACAAAAAAATCAGCTCAGAGTTCATCTACCGCATTGCGGATACCCTCATTATTTTGGGTATACTGATTCTTGCTTCCTTGTACTCCAAAGCATACAACATCGAAGGCTACTGGGCCGCTGGCTTTGGTGCATCGCTGTTGTTCGGCTTTGTAGGACGCTTCACCGAAATTTACACCTCTTGGAGTGGTAGACCCTTCCTGCGCGATGAAGTCATTCGCATTATTGTGACTTGGTTAACCACCTTTTTGTTCCTGATCTTTGTCATTTTCACCGTAAAAACTTCCGCAGAATTTTCACGTTTCGTGCTGATTAGCTGGTTGGTGGTTACGCCTGCACTGCTGATTCTCAACCGTTATGCCCTACGCGCCTTACTCGCCAGCCTCAAGCGGGTAGGCATTAATAACCGCACCATTGCGATTGCGGGGATCACTGAACAAGGAATTCGCTTTGCGCAATCACTGGAACGTCAGCCCGACTCAGGCTTCCAGATCGCCGGTTTTTATGATTTAGAAGACAACACCTGCACCACAAAATTGCCCGACTCTTTCGCCTGCATTGGCAATCAGGCGGCAATGATCGAAGCAGCACGCAACGGCGAATGGGATCAAATTTATCTCGCACCTAATGCCACCCAACAAAGTGCCTCGTTAGGTCTGATCAATAAACTATCCGAAAGCATTACCCCTATCCGCTTAATTCCCGATAATTTCATCAACACCCTGATACATACCCGCTATCTGGAAATCGCCGATACACCGGTACTGTGTATCTACGACTCCCCTTTATCAGCGCAACACGCTTTCATTAAGCGCATCGAAGACGTGTTGGTAGGGCTATTGATTTTAGTGCTGGTCGCGCCGCTGATGCTGATCATTGCCACCATTATTAAGCTGACTTCACCCGGCCCTGTACTGTTCAAACAAACACGCCACGGCTTACGCGGGGAAAAGTTCCAAGTGCTAAAATTCCGCACCATGACCGTGTGTGAGAATGGCAGTGACATTAAACAAGCCACCCGCAACGACCACCGCATTACCCGCATCGGCGCGTTCTTACGCAAAACTTCACTGGACGAACTGCCACAGTTTTTGAATGTATTGCAGGGCAATATGTCGATTGTCGGGCCGCGCCCCCACGCTGTTGCCCACAATGAGGAGTACCGCCAATTGATTCCGGGGTACATGCTGCGCCACTTGATGAAACCGGGCATTACCGGATTAGCGCAAGTCAACGGCTGGCGCGGCGAAACTGATACGCTGTTCAAGATGCAAAAGCGCGTCGAATATGACATGGAATACATTCATCGTTGGAGCTTAGGACTGGACATTAAAATCATTCTGGTCACTGCATTCAAAACGTTGCATGATAAAAATGCATACTAACCCCAGCGTGTCGCCGTGAAACTGGAGCAACTCACTTTTACCCGCTATATCGCGGCACTGAGCGTGGTCTTTTTTCACTACGGCGCACAGATTTTCCCAGCCAATATCCCTTGGTTGAATCCGATCCTTGCCGCTGGCCCGATTGCCGTCAGTTACTTCTATGTGCTTTCCGGGTTCATTATGGCAATTGCCTACTACCGCCCTGGCAACACCGCACCCTTTAAAGGCGGACGCTACTGGTTGGCACGCTTTGCCCGCATTTACCCTATTTACGTCTTGGCACTGTTACTCATGATTGGGGCAAAAATTAACGGTGCTGGCAGCGACGCACTCACTGTTTCACTCAGTTTGAGCATGTTACAGGCATGGGTTCCCGGTTATCCGCTGACCTTAAACGCGCCCGGCTGGTCGATTTCCGTGGAAATGTTTTTCTACCTTTGCTTTCCATTGCTAATGCTGGTGGTTAAACGCCATCACTTGCCTTGGTTAACGCTGGGCATGGCGGGCTTATGGCTGGTGACGCAAATTCTCCATACCAGCTTGCTAAATACCGCAGGCTATCAAGCTTTTAGCCCGTTGCATGACTTTATTTATTACCACCCGGTCATGCATCTCAGCACCTTTTTGATGGGCTTTGTTGCAGGTGTGTGGTTACGTCTTGGCAAGTTTCAGTATTTCGCGCAAGCTGGTGTCAACGCCATCAGCCTGATAGCCGTGTTAAGTGTTACCCTGCTGCTATTGGCGTGGCGCGAAACCTTCATTAACACAACCGGCATCGCAGTGGATTACACCAACGGGCTGATTGCACCGCTCTTTATTAGCCTTATTGTGTTACTGGCGATCAATACATCAGCATTGCGCGATTGGCTCAGTCATCAATGGCTGGTATTACTGGGTGAAGCGAGTTTTTCGCTCTATATCCTGCAAAAACCACTGCACGGCATTTATGAAAGCCTTGTCGGTCGCTGGTTAGACACCGGCAGTGCGAGCTATTTTTACCTGTTTATCATCCTACTAACTGTCGCAGCTATCGTGTCTTTTCAATGGATTGAGACCCCATTCAGACGCTTTATCAATGCATTTGGCAGTTCATCCGATAAATCTGGTGAGAGCCGTCACCGAAAAGGCAGACTTACCTAACAAGCTAATGAACTAGGAAGGCGGAAGTAATGAAATATTCAGCTCATATTCATCAACAAGATTGTCAGCCAAATGGCACAAGACTTGCTACAATCCTGATTAATGCAACGTTGTTAACTAATTAGATGCTTCCGTGCTGCGTTAATACTGAAACTTTACCAAATATTTAGACGTACCCGACCATGCAACAAGACAAACACAATACTTCACATAATCGTGGCAATCATCCCCAGCGTCTTGAGGCGAAACCTCAGGACACACTTGATCTGCGTGAGTTCTGGAAAACACTGGTACGACACAAACGCATGATCCTCGTGATGAGTGGTGCAACGTTAGCCTTAGCCCTATTGTTCACTTTGGGGTCTAAGAACGTCTACCGCGCCACAGCCACCCTACAAATCGAACGCGAATCCACCAAGGTCATGAATTTCGACTTCCTCGAACTCAGTGGTGACATTCGCGACACCCGCGATTTTTATCAAACGCAGTTTGAGCTGATCCGCAGCCGTGCCTTGGCTGCTCAAGTCATTAAAGACCTCAAACTGGACGATAAATTATCCAGTACCTCGCCGCTGACATCCGTAAAACAATGGCTGGGCATCGCCAGCAAACCAACAGAACCCAGCGCGTTAGAAAATGCTTTCTTGGAAAACCTGAGTGTTGAGCCAGTAAAAACCTCACGTTTAGTGTTGGTACACTACGATTCATCCAACCCCGAACAGGCTGCACAAATCGCCAATGCGGTTGTTGCCACCTTCCAAAAGATGAACACCGAGCGGCGCATCAATACCACTGATGATGCAAAAACCTACTTGGAAGCCAGTGTCAAAGAATCTAAGGCGAAACTGGACGAATCCGTACAGCGTTTGGATACCTACTCCAAAGAAAACAGCATCATTATCGTCAATGATAAAATTGAAACCACCACTTCGTTGCAACTCAACAATTTGGCGGCAGATTTGCAAAAAGTTGAAAAAGACCTCGCTGAAAAAGAGAGCATCTACGCTATTCTCTCAGACAAAACCAAACCTATGACCGAGCGCGTAGGTGCTTTGCAAGAAAACGTGGCATACATCCAAACCCTGCTTAAAAATTTGGACGATCTTAAAGCACTGAATGCCAAAGCCCCCAATGCCAACCTGCGCAAACAAATTCGCCAACGCGAAGACGAAGTTGAAATGCATATCAACGTCAAGCGCGGTGCATTACCCGGCGAGATCGAAAACCTCAAAAACAATAAAAGAGCTTTTCTTGAAAGTGAAGCTAAAGCCAAAGCCGCAGCCATCCAAGAACAGGAAAAATTCATCGCTTACGGCACATTGCGCCGTCAAGTAGAGATCAATCAGGAACTCTACCAAGACTTATTCAAACGTCTGAACCAAGTCAGCATTGCTGGCGGCATTGCAGCCAACAATATTGCCATTATTGACGATGCCCAAGTGCCGTTGAAAAAGTTCAAGCCCAACTTACTGACTAACCTCTCGTTTGGCGCATTGCTGGGTATGCTATTAGGTATTTCTGCTGCATTCCTGCGTGAGTTCATGGATGACACCGTGAAAAATGCCAACGAACTGGAACGCATTTCTCAACTGGCGATTCTGGGTGTCGTGCCTGAAGTATTGAACAACACGCCGAGCCAGTTAGCGCAACTCACCATCAAAGAACCGAAGTCCAGCGTTGCCGAAGCATTCCGCTCATTACGCACCGCAATGCGCTTTGTACTGCGCAACGATAACAGCGTGGTGTTTGTCACCAGTGCGTGCGCAGGTGAAGGCAAAAGCACCACCGCCACCAACCTTGCTTGCGCTTATGCCAATGCAGGCAGCCGGGTATTGCTGATTGATGCGGATTTGCGTAACCCATCGCTGCATCGCACTCTGGATGTTCACGCCACCACGGGCTTGGCTGATTACCTGCAAGGCAATATTGATACCAGCGAACTGGTACAAGCCACCGCGTTTAGCAATTTGAGCCTGATCCCCGCTGGGAAACTGCCGGAAGATCCTTCCGAGTTGTTATCGTCACCTAGCATGAAAGCGTTGCTGGCTACCGCACGCACCGAGTATGACCACATTCTCATTGATGGCCCGCCGGTGTTAGGCTTGGCAGACGCATTGGTATTAGCTTCACTGGCGGATACTACCTTGATCGCAGTCCGTGCCGAAAACACCCGCATGGCAGCCGTCACCAACGCCTTAAAACGTTTGCGCCAAGCCAATGCCAGCCTGTCAGGGTTGCTGTTGAACCGCGTGGCACTGCATCGTGGTGGTAGCTATGGCTATGATTATTCCAATTACTACTACAATGATGATAAACAAACAGAAGCTGGAGCGGCGAAAAAAGGGGTTGTTACCACCTTGCGCAGCCTCAAATTACTGTAATCATTCATTGATCCGCGTAGAATAGCGCGATTAAAAATTACAGGGGATAACCCATGTCAATCGCGCTTACTTTTCACATTCTTGCCATCGTCATTTGGGTCGGTGGCATGTTTTTCGCTTACATGGCCTTGCGTCCAGCCGCCGCTTCGGTGCTGGAACCGCAACAACGCCTTACCCTGTGGTCGGCAGTTTTTGCCCGCTTTTTCCCATGGGTATGGTTAGCGGTCATTAGCATTCTCGCTTCTGGTTACTGGATGTTATTAGGCCCGTTTGGTGGCATGGCTAACGCGCCAATATTCGTCCACATTATGAACGGCTTAGGCTTACTAATGATGGCTATTTTCGCCTACGTTTACTTCGCACCGTATCGTCAATTGCGCCAAGCCGTGTTCGGAATGCGCTGGCAGGAAGGCGGCAAAGCCCTCTCCTCTATCCGCACCTTGATTGGCCTCAATCTCAGCATTGGCCTGATTACCATTGCAATTGGTGCTGGTGGTAAATATTTCCTATGAGCGATGTCTTGCGCTTACAAGATACCGGTGTCGCGCCCGTCGCGGCACTGCTCGCCCGCTATGGCTTGCAACTGGAACTGGTTCCCGCTGCAACCGCCATTCCCGGTAGTTACTGGCACGAAGAAGAAGCCGGAATCATCGGTTTGAAAGTGTTGGCGAGACTCGATACCCCGCTGCACTCGATACTCCACGAAGGCTGCCACACCATCTGCATGGATGACGCACGCCGCGCCACCTTACACACCGATGCGGGTGGCGAAACCGATGAAGAAGACGCGGTTTGCTACTTACAGATACTGTTAGCTGCGCACATCCCCGCGATGGGCAGTGCGCGAATGCTGCAAGACATGGATACGTGGGGCTACACTTTTCGGCTCGGTTCGGCGGCAAACTGGTTCAACCAAGATGCCGATGATGCGCGTCAATGGCTGGTTCAACACGACTTACTCAGCGCGGATAATCACATCCACTTCACCTTACGCCACTAACCATTCAGCCACACCCCGCAACCGCTTGACGGAACTGCATGACAATAACCGTGTCGAAGCATATAATCGCGCATTCAACAGCTTTTGCTACACAGTTTCGGGGGCGACTTGGCTTCGACGTGGATCACAAAGTCTGGGGAGCATGTAGTGGATGTGGTGACCACTTAAACACTAGTCACAAACAATAGTCGCAAACGACGACTCTTACGCTCTCGCCGCTTAATAACCGGTAGATAGCTGTCTGATCGCTACTGTGCTTATGCAGTACGAATATTCAGGCATCATCCAATCATAAGATCGTGCGGGAGGCTCGCCCAAGGCCAAACCACTAAACAGTATTGGGAAAGCTCGTGAGCAGCCTGTCAGTTGGCGGCAATCGGGTTAAATAAACGACTGACTAAACATGTAGTAGCCTTCAGATGGAGGGTTTGCGGACGCGGGTTCAATTCCCGCCGCCTCCACCAAATTAAGCCTTCTAAGCAACCACTTAGAGGGCTTTTTCATATCCAAACTTACCGCGCACATTTATCACTAAACAATCGAATTAACTTGTGCTAGATTTCCGATTAGTCGTCAATCTTTGACCACACCCCACAACAGCACACCAATCATAACAACGCGCACCCGACCCTATGCTGGTCTCGCTATGACACGGTAGGGCGGTAGCGTGTTTAGGATTCAGATGATGTACAAGGACTGGGTGGTGTACGCCAAACCCTGTGCTATGTTTGACCACAATCGGGGTAGCAGGCGGTGAAAAGGCAATGGAAAAGCAGCAGTTGGTGTTAAATAATCGGGCAGTATGGGCTAACGTAGCGAAAGGCTGTAAAAGCAATCCCCTTATAGATAAAGTGTGGGACTCCGTAGCACGCGGTTCCGTCCAACAAGACATGTATGCCCGGTGCTATCGCACACGGCATAAAATGCTTTAACGTTATGTGATCTATAAAAATCAATAGGCAATATACTTGAGCAAACGGAAATTAATAAAAGGAGAAAAGCATCATTGGTGGCCCAAAGGTCTCTCAAAAAATTGGGGGGATGAGAGAGGGTTAGTTCATCGAATCGATTGGAGCGGCAAGGAGGTTACATCAAAACCGAAAGAATTTGGACAAATATCAGATGGGCATAACATCTTGTTTGATGTTGACACCCCTTGGAACTCAACAATAGAGCACTTCTTTGATGAACCAGATAAAAAATTCCCAAAAATAGTTAGGTGGCTGGAGTCAATTAAACGAGACTGCAAAGACATCAACGCATCGGAAATTTCTCTTTCTACTGATCAAATAGAAGATAATAATTTTGACGTTACTAGAGAGTGTTTAATTTCGTTAATAGTCCGCTCACCTAAATACAGGAATGCTCAAGCCGCCTTTGTTGAGCACTATAGAGGAGAGCTTGACAAAAAAGAAAGAAAATTGCTCATAGCTGCAAATATAAACCAAAAATACAATATGCTCGTTCAACACTCAAAAGGAGCAGGGAAGCTGGGTCTATTGTTTTCCAATGATTATGAATTCATATTTGGCGATGGGTTTTATACAAATGTGGGGGCTTCTACTCAGAGCCTGTTTGGTGTAAAGGCTCTGATACCGCTTACGCCAAACATCGCAGTAATATGGTCGTCACCTATGACCTATAGTACGTATCCTAGATTAATGTCGATGCAGGTTGATAGAGAAATCGTTGAATTAGTTAATTATTCAGTTATGACCTATAGTACGTATCCTAGATTAATGTCGATGCAGGTTGATAGAGAAATCGTTGAATTAGTTAATTATTCAGTTCAAGTGTATTCAAAAGAATATTTATTTTATAAGTAATTATCCAAAAGTTATCGTGTATTTTTCGCCAAAGCCAGCCAGTATAGCTAACACCAGTTCCTTCATGTCCTTGTAGCTTTTATAGGCATCCAGCGGCAACCATTCATATTTGATTTTTCGCCAGAGTATTTCGATAGGATTGAGTTCAGGGCTGTAGGTTGGCAAAAAATGTAAGCAAATTCCCGCCAACATCCAATCTTCACGTTTACCAAGAAAGGCTTTGCTGGTTTGTATCGGGGCGTTATCCAGAATAACCAAGCAAGGTATTTTTGTTTGTGCAAATTCTTCGGCATAACGGTCAGCAAAGGCATTAAAGGCGGCGATGGCAGCTTGTGAGTCAACGCGCCCTTCCACCGTGTGGAAAAAACTATCGTTGTCTAGGCTCATAAAACCCAAGACATTCAAGCGTTTGCTCTGAGCTGTGAGTAGCCTGCGTGTTTCCCCCGTTTCTGCCACCCGTAAGGGACGCAAGGAGTTGTGGTAAAACCTGAACCATCGAAGTAGTAAATAAGCAACTTGCCAGCCGCCGCTTGCTGGTGGAGTAATGCTTGAATTTCCTGCTCACGCTTGAAAGCCACGGGGTCACGTTTATCTTTCAATGAGTTACGCATCCGCTTCCAGAGGTAGTGGAACTTTTTTTTAACAGGCGTTTCAAGGTGCTGGTACTGGCTACTTTCTGGGTTAGATCAGCCAGTTTGGTTTGAGCCGTCTTGATTTGGCGTGGCTCTTCGTCCACTAGGGTTTTCAACAACGCTACTTCAGCTTCTGTGTATATCCGGGGGCAACCAGAGCGGGGACGGTCGTAAAGTCCCAGCAGCCCTTCATGTTCCCAGCGGTCGAGCCACTCACTGATGGCATCGCGCCGTACATCCAAGATTGACCACAGTTCCGCAAGGGTAAAGCCGCGTGTACTCAACAAAATTGCTTGCGCACGTTGACGACAGCGGAATGTAGGGTGGTTCATATACATTTCCTGCAAGGTCACGCGGATTTCTTCAGGGATCGGCTGGGCAAATTTCATCGGTGCGGACATTCTTAAGTGACAAACTACCAGTTTACACCAGCAGGATCTTATACGTGGAAACTTCTAGCTAGTTACTTAGAACGCAAAAACCTAATTTAGCCACTGAATTCAAACGTTGCGAGCACTTAGTTTTTAATGGCACTGATAACCCAGTTACCAAGCTCATTAACTCATTAACTCATTAACTCATTAACTCATTAACTCATTAACTCATTAACTCATTAACTCATTAACTCATTAACTCATTAACTCATTAACTCATTAACTCATTAACTCATTAACTCATTAACTCATTAACTCATTAACTCATTAACTCATTAATTCCAGATCTTAGCGAAAAACGTGTCTTTATCTAAATTTCACATAACAATCAGCTTCACACGGATATTTTGTTCCGCTGACGCTCCACAAAATTCCGGTGAGCTGGGTCGTTGGCGTGGGGCAAAAAAAAAACGGTGTCACCGATTGAAGGCGTTTAAAAAGATGAGGTTTTCTTTGGCGACGACAAATGGTGACTATGTTCACTTGCCTCAACTAGTCATCTGTTTGATAAAGGGTAATCTTGCCATCAATCCGAAGCCTAAGCTAGGAATCCCAATGAGCGGGATGGCGTAGCTCATTTCACGCCCTAAACAAGCCAACGTGTTCGCACTACACCAATTATTGTAGGGATAGATGTAAATAAATCCAGACCATAACAGGATGATTGCACCCATTATAAACAGGATATTCATCAGGGTGGCTTGCCCATATCGAGCTAACAATATGAATGAGGGTATGCCCATAAAAATGCTGACCACCCAAGTGATTGGAATTAATATTATGGATAAATAAATGATGTTTCCGAGGTCAAACTCGCCTAAAAATATAATTGACAACAAAGTCCCCAGCGTTGCGCCGCTAATCGCCAATACACAGCGACGTACACTGACGTGATTGGAAGCGGGGGGAAAGCTCTGCCAAGGTTTACCAATCCAAAGAAAGCTAACGAGCAGTAAAAGACATAAAATTAGAACGGGAATACTCAGCTTATAAATTAGATAATCCAGCCCCATTTATTTATCTCTTGATTGGTTGCGCATATAATCGAAAATATTGCTATCGACTTTTTTCCATAATGGATCAGACAGCCAATTATTCAGGGTTCCCATGTTGCCAGTGCCCTCACCAAAGGTATTGATGCTAATACTGTCCTGAGATTCACTGACCCAGCGTTTAACAATGCCGGGATCAAGTAGATGTTTTCCTTCTTGTGTAATGTTATAAACTTTTGCCCCATTGTCATAGACTTCATGTCGTACATAACCAACAGGGGTAGCGAAACCAGTTTGCTCGTCTTTGATGGGTTCGCCTGATGCACCCGGTGCAGGGTAGCGTAGCAATCCCTGTACGGCAGTATCGTGGATACACCAAGATTCAGTTTTAGAGCAAGAGTTAGCGGTTACATAATGATGATAGGCTGGGTGTTGGTCATCAAAGGATGGGACACCATCATCATCGAAGCCCAAGACACCATTATTGGTTTCGCCTGCCTCAGCATTGTTTATACCGAAAACATTTGTAGCTAATGTGTCAAGAATTTTTGCCAGCGATGTTTGTTCTGTTTTTAGTGGGTGACTTTGTTCACTCAAAAGTGTATCAAAGCTGATATTTTTTGCACGGTTAGTTATTTTTTCAGAACTATTCTTAATGGCATCTAGTCCATTGTTTTGGAAAGTGTGTATGGTATTCATAATCCTTTCTTTTTGTCTATTCCTAAGCGATGATATATAGTTCAAGTTGCCGTCCACCTGTATTTTTGGTGATGAGTGGCAGTTATAAAAGGATAATCGGTGCTGGTTTCCATTACCGCCTCAACGCCTGCAATCGTTTTCACCACATCACGGCTCAACACCTCGTTGTCATCGGCGGTAATCAGCGCATCATTTCAATGCGGATGCCAGTATTTCAACACTCAGGGTCAACATCCTCGGTAGGGGAAATGGATTCATCTTGTGACTGAGACCAACCCAAGTGCCAACGAGAACATCGACGACGGACGCGGTGACAGCCCGCGATTTTACCCAACTTACTCCCCGCCGCGCCCGTCACAACATGGCGTTGTCTGCACATAGACTCCTCACACGCTTGACAAAATTCAGAAAAGAAAATACTGTCTAGTCTGTCTAGTTTGATGTGAGATTAGAGCTATGGAACAGAACGTATGGCAACTCCAAGATGCAAAAAGCAAATTCAGCCAATTAGTCGATAGTGCAATACACCACAGACCTCAGTTTGTAACTAAGCATGGGAGCAATGCTGTCGTTATCATTTCATTTGAAGACTATGTAAAATTTATTAAGCCAAAAGATGATTTGGTGTCGTTCTTCAGAAACTCGCCTCTGGCAGAAAGTGAGATTGATTTCTCAAGAAATAAAGATATGCCCAGAGATATTGAACTATGAAGTACCTGCTAGATACCTGTGTTATCTCTGAGGTAATAAAGAGAGAACCCAACAAAAATGTTATCTCATGGTTACAAGCCCAAAATGAAGATGATTTATTTTTAAGTATATTGACGTTCGGTGAGATACAAAAAGGGATTCAAAAAGATCCCGATCAAAGCAGAAAGAAGAAGTTAAAAATATGGGTTGAAGAAGATTTAAAAAAACGCTTTGAAAATCGAATTATCCCCATTGACTTGAAAGTTGTGACTAACTGGGGTTCTATTCAAGGTTTAGCGGAACTAGCTGGAAGAACAATGCCAACCTTGGATGGGCTTATAGCCGTCTCAGGATTAACTTATAACTGTACTATAGCCACAAGAAACACCTCAGACATGGAACAAAGCACAGCAGAGCTATTCAATCCTTGGGAATACAAGGAATAGAATTGCTCGAGAGACTGTAAACTGAACTGTGTAACTGCTATATAACGTGAATCCCAAGAAGGAGCAGTAACATGGAACGCCTCGACCCGAAACTCATGGATGACTTACTCAGCGATTGCAAAACGCCTGCTGATGTCAAAAACCTTTACAGCCAGCTCTTGCAGCGGATGATCAACCGCAGCTTGGAAGCCGAATTGGATGTGCACCTAAACTACGACAAGGGTGAGCGTAGCGAAGCCGGGCAACGGCGCAGCAATACCCGTAACGGCAAAGGCAACAAGACCATCAAAGGCGAATTTGGTGAGTTGCAGGTAGAGACACCGCGTGACCGTGATGGCAGCTTTGAGCCGAAGTTGATACAAAAACGCCAAATACGGTTAGCAGGGATGGAAGAACACATCCTGACGCTGTACGCCAAAGGCATGACCACCCGCGACATCGAAGACACGATCAAACGCCTGTACGGGGTGGACATCTCGCATACGCTGATCGCGGAAGTAACCGAAGCCGTTCAGGGCGAAGCTAAAGCGTGGCAGACGCGAGCACTGGATAATATCTACCCGATTGTCTGGCTCGATGGGATTGTCGTTAAAGTTCAACAAGATAAGCAGGTCATCAATAAATCAGCCCATGTGGTATTGGCGGTCAACTTACGCGGTGAAAAGGACGTGTTGGGCATCTGGTTGGCAGAAAATGAAGGTGCCAAGTTCTGGTTATCGGTCTTGACGGAACTACGCCACCGGGGCGTACAAGACATCTACGTGGCGTGCATGGATGGCTTAAA encodes:
- a CDS encoding type II toxin-antitoxin system VapC family toxin gives rise to the protein MKYLLDTCVISEVIKREPNKNVISWLQAQNEDDLFLSILTFGEIQKGIQKDPDQSRKKKLKIWVEEDLKKRFENRIIPIDLKVVTNWGSIQGLAELAGRTMPTLDGLIAVSGLTYNCTIATRNTSDMEQSTAELFNPWEYKE
- a CDS encoding helix-turn-helix domain-containing protein produces the protein MKFAQPIPEEIRVTLQEMYMNHPTFRCRQRAQAILLSTRGFTLAELWSILDVRRDAISEWLDRWEHEGLLGLYDRPRSGCPRIYTEAEVALLKTLVDEEPRQIKTAQTKLADLTQKVASTSTLKRLLKKSSTTSGSGCVTH
- a CDS encoding transposase codes for the protein MAETGETRRLLTAQSKRLNVLGFMSLDNDSFFHTVEGRVDSQAAIAAFNAFADRYAEEFAQTKIPCLVILDNAPIQTSKAFLGKREDWMLAGICLHFLPTYSPELNPIEILWRKIKYEWLPLDAYKSYKDMKELVLAILAGFGEKYTITFG
- a CDS encoding IS256 family transposase encodes the protein MERLDPKLMDDLLSDCKTPADVKNLYSQLLQRMINRSLEAELDVHLNYDKGERSEAGQRRSNTRNGKGNKTIKGEFGELQVETPRDRDGSFEPKLIQKRQIRLAGMEEHILTLYAKGMTTRDIEDTIKRLYGVDISHTLIAEVTEAVQGEAKAWQTRALDNIYPIVWLDGIVVKVQQDKQVINKSAHVVLAVNLRGEKDVLGIWLAENEGAKFWLSVLTELRHRGVQDIYVACMDGLNGLPEAVNAVFPKTLTQLCMVHMVRASLRYVTAKDTKGVVAALKRIYQSSTAEEAEHELEALDTEWGNKYKAVVRLWRGNWANVIPFFQFQPEIRKVIYTTNAIESLNMSLRKFTRNRRIFPNDSSALKSLYLAVREASQKWSVIHHWKPALQTFLLMFGEERVPLSAL
- a CDS encoding type II toxin-antitoxin system Phd/YefM family antitoxin translates to MEQNVWQLQDAKSKFSQLVDSAIHHRPQFVTKHGSNAVVIISFEDYVKFIKPKDDLVSFFRNSPLAESEIDFSRNKDMPRDIEL